The bacterium DNA segment ACGGATATATAATTTACTTCAATGGTGCTGAGATAGCTGATGTTGACGCTGATGTAACTCACTGGACACATGTCGGTCCCACAGAGGTAGGGACATACAGAGTTACTGCGTATCGTGGTGATGAGGAATCGGCGGCTATTGAGGCGTCAACTGAACCTTACGAGGGGACAGGGGAACTTTACATCCGCGCTGCACCTGTTGGATATAACAGCGCATGGGGCTGGAACTGGACCTCCGGTGAGGGAGCATCCTACTCGCTTATGAGCGAGAACAAGAGCTACATTGACATGTATTATGACAACGACAACACATTAACGAGCGCACACATTCTCTGGGCTGATGGTAATGTAACCGGGTTCAAAATTATCGATGCTACCTATGACAATGTGGGAAATGTTCCCACATCAGGCTATATCGACAACGCTCTGATAGGTCTTAATCAGGTTTATGCAATCGTCGTAAGGAAGAACTACACCGACACATGGCACTATGTTAAGCTTAAGATAACGGCAGTAGCGTCAACACCATACGCAAAAATAAACTTCAACTATGCCTACCAAAGAGTAGCCAACTTCACCCTTATGGACTGAATGAAGGCTTAGGAAGTGTGAGCGAAGCCCGTTCTTGGGAACGGGCTTTTATTTTGCTGCTTAGCTTTGTCAAAAAATTTTGTTCATGAGGAAAAATCAATATGGAACAATCAATAGACCCAAAAAAATTTGTCAGGAAACTTGAGGACTATCAGGACGAAGCACCAGAAATTTTCGGCATACCCACTTCAACAGGACTTGATGAACTTTTCTATAAACTTGTGAAAAAGGGCGGGGAATGGACCAAGGAACCTCTCGGCGGGATACCATTTAGAGCCGTAATAAATGTTACTGGCGAGCCTGATACTGGAAAATCAGTTCTTGCAGAGCAGTTTGCCGTTTTTCAAGCTGGACGCGGATATGGAGTGTGTTTCGTGACGGTCGAGGCGCCCGCGCAGTTCCTTTTCACGGCGCTGCAGCAAAAAGCTGATGTCATGGGATTGTCATTCGATGAGGTGAAGGAGAACATGGTAGTGGTCGATGCGGCAGCGAATCCCTCGATAAGGGAGAATTTGTATAATTTCGTGGAAACAGTTCGGTATGCTGTCCAGACATACGAGACGAAAATAACAGTGGTTGACAGTATAACTGGATTATACGAACATAAAGAAATAATGGCGAGGCAGGTGGTCAGAGTGGTTTTCAACGAACTTAAGAAACTTGGTCAAACGGCACTTCTTATATCTCAAAAACGAAGTTCACAAGCTGCGGAGACCGCTGAAGCCGCTGGTGGATTGGCAGTAGCGCACATAGTGGATGGAACAGTTGTCATGGGGAAAGTGCTCGTTAAGAGCAAATGGGAATCACAGCTCTACGGTTTGCCTCTGGGGTCAGTGCTCAGAACGATACGAATAGACGGCTGCCGCGTGGTCCCACACGATACGAGAACATGGGTGTTCGAAATAACTGACACAGGACTCGTTGAGTTCGTTGAGCCACTCGAAACCTTCATATCGAAAACATAAAAAGGAGGTTAAAATGCCCATTATATCGGAACCAAAAGGCAATATCGATGAGGTGGCGAGAAAGGTATTCAACAGAGCGATAGATGTTGTTGGCGGGCTTAAAAAGTTGATAGAACACAGAAATCTGACCTGGCTACCAAGCCTTGCTGAGGCGGCTTATGTGATTGCTTTAAAGGAACTCGGCGGCAAGACATCCAAAGCTATTGCTGCAGAGCTGGGAATAACTGATGCTACTGTGAGAAACATCCTTTCCTCGGAACCCGAGACAGTGGAGAAGTATGTCAAAGGAGAGCTCCCCGATGTCTCCGAACACATCGCCGGTGGACTTGCTAAACTCGCTTTCGAGCAGCTTCGTAACGAAGGGGCTATCTAAGGTTACATTACTATCCCCACTATTGCGCCTGTCATAAGGGTCGCGAGGGTCCCTGCTACTATAGATTTTATTCCGAGTGAAAGCACATCTTTTTGCCTATCGGGCGCAATAACTCTAAAGCCTGCTATCATTATTCCAAGACTACCGAAGTTTGCGAAACCACACATTGCATAGGTCATTATAAGTTTACTCTTTTCCGATAACGCGCCGGCAGGTAGCGAGGCAAGTTTAACATAAGCAACAAGCTCGTTTATTATGGTTTTAGTACCCATAAGTTGTCCAGCCGTCAAGGCTTCCTTCCAGGGAACTCCTGCAAGCCACACTAAGGGCGCCATTACATAGCCGAATAGTCTTTCAAGCGTTACGGGTTTGCCGCCTATCGGAGGTAGAACGCCAACAATTCTATTGGCAAGAGACACGAGGGCTACGAGAACGATGAGCATGGCAATAATGTTGAGCAAAAGTTGCAGGCCAGAATCCACGCCTTTCACGAGTGCATCCATAGTTGACTCAGCCCCTCGATAGGTGAACGGAACTTTCTCTACAGCGCTCTTTTGTGTCTCCGGAACCATAACCATAGCAATAAGTATCGAAGCCGGTGCGCTTATTATTGATGCTATAAGGATGTGGCCAAGAGCATCGGGTATTACGGTCCTTAATATCGCTGCGTAAAGAAACATTACTGTCCCCGCTATGGTAGCCATTCCACTCGTCATAAGCGTGAAAAGCTCAGAGCGGGTCATTTTGCTGACATAAGGTCTTATAATAAGTGGTGCCTCCACCATACCCACGAAAATGTTCGCTGCGACACCGAGTCCCAAGGCGCCGCCGATACCAGTGGCTTTCTTGAGAATGTAGCTGAAACCCTTGACTATGAGAGGTAGTATTCTCCAGTAAAAAAGAATAGATGATATCACGCTCATAACCAGAACTAAAGGAAGTGATTGGGTGGCAAGTATAAATGTCGACGCGCCAGACTTAACCTCGAACGGCACATCGCCGCCGCCGATATATCCGAAAACAAACTTAGTCCCCTCAAGGGTCGATTCCTGAATAACCTCAACGAGTTTGTTGAGCCAAAGGAAAAAACTTTTTAGGATGGGAAATTTAAGAAGCAAAATGGCTAAAACGAGCTGTAAAAGTAAACCACCCAATATTACCTTCGTGTTTACTCTTTTTCTGTTTTCGCTAATAAGCCACGCAATGAAAATGAAGGCGACAAGACCAATAACACTTTGAATCATGGTGCCCCCTTTCGGCGACCGTCGTAGCGCAATTAAAGCTTGTTTAACATAACCACATCTCTGCGTATCTACAGCTCAAAATTCATCACAACACTACGCCCACCACCGCACCAGTCATAAGCGTTGCGAGTGTTCCCGCGATTATGGATTTTATGCCGAGCGAAAGCACATCTTTTTGCCTTTCAGGCGCTATAACTCTGAACCCCGCTATCATTATTCCTAAACTTCCAAAATTTGCGAAACCGCACATTGCATAGGTCATTATCAATCTACTTTTTGTTGACAAGGCACAAGCAGGCAAAGACGCAAGTTTCGTGTATGCTACGAGTTCGTTTATTATGGTTTTGGTTCCCATAAGTTGCCCTGCGGTCAAAGCTTCTTTCCAAGGGACTCCAGCAAGCCACACTAAAGGCGCCATTATGTATCCAAGCAGCCTCTCAAGGCTCAGAGGCTGACCACCTACCGATGGAAACAGTGCCGCGATAAACTTATCGATAAGCGCCACCAACGATATAAGCACGATTATCATTGCTATTATGTTCAGAAAGATTTTAAGCCCTGAGTCAACGCCTTTTACCAGCGCATCCATTGTTGAATCCGCGCCCCGAAAGTCCAGTCGAGCCTCAGAATAAGTGCTTTTCTCGGTCTCAGGTACCATGGTCATAGCTATAAGCACGGCAGCCGGTGCACTAATAAGCGAAGCTATAAGAATGTGACCCAAAGCATCGGGAACAACGGGGTCTAATATCGCTGCGTATAGAAACATTACTGTGCCGGATATGGTTGCCATGCCGCTTGTCATTATTGCGAAAATCTCGGAGCGCGTCATTCGGCTGACATAAGGCTTTATCATAAGCGGCGACTCGACCATGCCCAGAAATATATTTGAAGCGACACCGAGTCCTAATGCACCGCTTATACCAGTAGCTTTTCTTAAAACATAGCTGAAACACCTGACTATAAATGGTAAAATTCGCCAGTAAAAAAGAATTGATGATATGACGCTTATAATTATTACCAGCGGCAGCGTTTGCGTAGCAAGAATGAAAGTTGATGCACCAGGTTTAACTTCAAAAGGGACTTCGCCACCGCCAATGTAGCCGAAAACAAACTTAGTCCCCTCAAGTGTTGACCTCTGGACGAGCTCGACGATTCTATTGATTCCAAAGAAAATATTCTTAAGAAATG contains these protein-coding regions:
- a CDS encoding KaiC domain-containing protein; protein product: MDPKKFVRKLEDYQDEAPEIFGIPTSTGLDELFYKLVKKGGEWTKEPLGGIPFRAVINVTGEPDTGKSVLAEQFAVFQAGRGYGVCFVTVEAPAQFLFTALQQKADVMGLSFDEVKENMVVVDAAANPSIRENLYNFVETVRYAVQTYETKITVVDSITGLYEHKEIMARQVVRVVFNELKKLGQTALLISQKRSSQAAETAEAAGGLAVAHIVDGTVVMGKVLVKSKWESQLYGLPLGSVLRTIRIDGCRVVPHDTRTWVFEITDTGLVEFVEPLETFISKT
- a CDS encoding regulatory domain protein, with product MPIISEPKGNIDEVARKVFNRAIDVVGGLKKLIEHRNLTWLPSLAEAAYVIALKELGGKTSKAIAAELGITDATVRNILSSEPETVEKYVKGELPDVSEHIAGGLAKLAFEQLRNEGAI
- a CDS encoding nucleoside:proton symporter, producing the protein MIQSVIGLVAFIFIAWLISENRKRVNTKVILGGLLLQLVLAILLLKFPILKSFFLWLNKLVEVIQESTLEGTKFVFGYIGGGDVPFEVKSGASTFILATQSLPLVLVMSVISSILFYWRILPLIVKGFSYILKKATGIGGALGLGVAANIFVGMVEAPLIIRPYVSKMTRSELFTLMTSGMATIAGTVMFLYAAILRTVIPDALGHILIASIISAPASILIAMVMVPETQKSAVEKVPFTYRGAESTMDALVKGVDSGLQLLLNIIAMLIVLVALVSLANRIVGVLPPIGGKPVTLERLFGYVMAPLVWLAGVPWKEALTAGQLMGTKTIINELVAYVKLASLPAGALSEKSKLIMTYAMCGFANFGSLGIMIAGFRVIAPDRQKDVLSLGIKSIVAGTLATLMTGAIVGIVM
- a CDS encoding nucleoside:proton symporter, which gives rise to MVQSVLGLVAFILIAWLISENRRKVSTKIILGGLLLQLIIAISILKFPFLKNIFFGINRIVELVQRSTLEGTKFVFGYIGGGEVPFEVKPGASTFILATQTLPLVIIISVISSILFYWRILPFIVRCFSYVLRKATGISGALGLGVASNIFLGMVESPLMIKPYVSRMTRSEIFAIMTSGMATISGTVMFLYAAILDPVVPDALGHILIASLISAPAAVLIAMTMVPETEKSTYSEARLDFRGADSTMDALVKGVDSGLKIFLNIIAMIIVLISLVALIDKFIAALFPSVGGQPLSLERLLGYIMAPLVWLAGVPWKEALTAGQLMGTKTIINELVAYTKLASLPACALSTKSRLIMTYAMCGFANFGSLGIMIAGFRVIAPERQKDVLSLGIKSIIAGTLATLMTGAVVGVVL